AGTTTGCCATCTTCCTTGTCGGATTGGGTATCTCAACTCATTCACATTCTTTTCTTTACGTTTGTCGGCAACGCTTATTATATTGTAGCCAGCCAAACACAAATCATAAACAATTTTAGTCTTATTTTTACTCCATAACTCTCAACTTATTGTTCTTAGCTTGAGAAATTAGTACCCCCTTTTTTCTTCCTCCATTGTCGTACGTCGGAGAAGTGCAGAACATTTATCTGGCTCCATAAAGTAAACAAAGTTGTACACGAAACCCTCTTCAATTTAGCCAACTACCATCTTTATTGGTTCTCTACGATGTCCTTTCACGTGTTCCAATTGGAACATGGACTGAGTGCCACGTGTAGCAACAGATTTCAACGCATAAACATAGGAAACCCAGATCAACCATTTCATCCGAGCAATACAAAACGCTTTCACTGCCTTTCTTTTTTACCAAAAAATGATACACTATGCAAGCTAAGAATTGGATATATGAAACAATTAAGAGGTGCTTGTTAAGAATTGTTCATGGGAAGAATGTTCAGTTTCTGTATCCAACTCCGAAGTGAAACCTCTTGTCTTTCTTGTCATTAAAGGCATACTCAAGGCGCAAAGGACCCAAAGGTGAATCCACACGGATGCCGAACCCACACCCGCATCCGCTTCCAGGCTTGAACCTTGCACCGGCAGGGTCACCTAATACAAAACCAGAACTCCATTCAATATGTCTCTAGTTGAAGCAAGGCAAGAATGAACATCATTGCCATATATTTAGTGGCTACCATTTAAAATTTGGTTCAAGACACATGGCAGGCTgaatttttctattaaaattagaaGGATGGTGGCATTCATGTTCACTCGGCAATCTCCAAAATATCATCTCgtgtaatataaataaataaataaaagcaaaCAAAAGAAATTAGGACCTACCAGGGACACTTGGGCCTGTTCCAAAATCAGTTCCGTAGTCAGAAAATAGAACACCTTCTACCGGCCCAAACTACAAACAGTGTAAGAATCAGTGAGTCAACTATTCCCCAACTATACAATTTAGGAAATCAAATGCATGCACCCACGTGCACACTGCACAGGCACAAAGCTTCCACGATCACACAACCACGTGTACACTCCAACTCTTATAGTTTATAATCCCACCAGTATTCCTTTGGAACATTATCATCTATTAACAATGCTTTTGTTTCCTATTTCGAATTTTACACTGAAACATTTAAAGGATTCCTAAAGATGGTGCATGCCATGAAAATCAGGATAAGCACAAGAAGCTTAATTCATTGGGCAAGAAAAAGCTTGATGATGTACCATTGGGAAAGAAATTTCTCCAGAGCCAATAACATATGATCTACCGGAGCCCACTGCACCTTCATCATAGCCTCTCACACTGTTTGTTCCACCAATTGCAAATGCTTCATAGGGAGGGAAATTTCCCACCACATGACCACCAGAAACACTAGCACAAAACAGTTTTAAGTCGGGAAAACAAATGAGATTTGTCATTCTGCTTTGATATAAAGAACAAAGCATTCATCCTCCTTTTGATGAGAAAGGTAGGAATCGTACCTTAAGTTAAGGCGAGCAGGACCTATCTCAATGCCCTTCCTAGCCCGTGCATTCACCCTAGTAAAGGATAGCCATTCAGGCAAAACAGGAAGCCCCTGCTCCATGTTAAGGGCAAActgcaaaacaagaaaaaaatcatGAATCATAgaacacaaaattaaaaaatgaagaaCCATAGTATGCATTACAAACCATAGAAGATCCATGGTCACCCGAACCAGTGTAAACAGTCTCAACTTTAGCTAGCAATGTGTCGTCATAATTATTGCCACTACAAAGAAAATTTTGATAGAATTAGAAACCACCACAGAAAATCATCGTAGCTATACTTCAAAACATGTTGCATGCACTCCGATTACAACCTTGCGGTAAGAGGACTGCTGTATTGATCCTTGATGATAGGAACCCCTTTGTCATCACGGACTCCAGCATGCTGGTTTAACACACCATAAAAGGAAAAATTAGAGTCAAATAACACAAACAAGATAACGAATTAGAAATGACAATATTACTACTCACGTAAACAGCTAAAAAAAGGTTGTCAATGAAGCACCTGGAAAAGAAGTCCTGCCGTGCCACTCCATTTTGGTCTGATTGGTCGACTAAACTCTATACCACCTGTGATACGGCCAATGGTCAGGATAATGTTGCCATCCCGGTCACCATGAACCATTGTCCCAGGAGTTCTTGAATtctaaacagaaaataaatgaaTATAAGAAAACAGTCTATTTTTTCTCTATCGTCAAAATCAGTCTTTGGTATCAGACAAATGAAACTTTGGGCTACCTGAATCATTATTGTTCTGGATGTTCGTTTATCATCTCCTTGAATCCAAGGGTCTGTGTAATTTATACGAAAAATTGAGTCAATCTGACCCCTCTCTAAGGAAATGTTGAGTTTCTGGTTTCTCCCAAAAACATTCCTATGAGAATAGGCAAAGCTGCAAGAGAATAAAAATAGATTTTACTGGACATCAAAGTGTAAACCAGTCATAGTCAGACAATAACATACAATATGAAAATATACACCGAAGCAAAAACAATTTTACTCTGTTCACAAGGGGGAGAACATACATGGGCATAACAAACTGAGATAAGCTAGCAGGAAGATGTTAATATCCACTAAATTTCTATATGGCCTAATTTCTGTTGTCTGCAAAAAATAGAGGAGAGTAATCTACTTTTAGCTTCAAGTGCCATGTTTAAACATTTACAAGGGTCATAAACAATAGATAGTAGTATATGCATATATGGAGCAACCAGCACAGCTATATAATCAATAAGATAGTTTTGATTGCATGTAAGTAACTGCAGATGTTGATTGATAACATAGAAGGAGAGCATAAGATGCCAAACGACGAAATATTAACTCACAACTTAATCTCTCAGACAGAAATATCAGCTCACCTTCCAATGAGTCCATTCAGTGTACCAGTTGTAATCCTGCAGGCACATATAGTTTAATAAGCAAACAGAAAAAGTTAAGTTGATTGCCCCTGCTGTTTTAGAATAACAATTATACCCTTTTAAGTGTGTTTCACCATTATGGAGTTGTACAAAAGGATGTACTCAAGTGTGTATatatccataaaataaaatacaaggtATTGTCCTTTCACTTTCACGAAATTTTGAAGTAATGCAGTTTACAGTCAGTTATAAAATTACAAGTGAGATTAGGAAATGTCATCAAGTCTCGAGGTTGTCAAAGTAATTTATGCaactaataaatataaatttcattAAAACAAATATTTGGAGTGGTCTCACTTACCCACTTGATATTCCACCACCAGCGGAAAATCCCCCACTAGGACGTTCGACCACATTCATCACCATATCAACCTTCCCTGTATCTGTAGCATTCCAAAAGGGGGAAAAGATTTTAGATATTACCATGCATCTAATCGGGGAAGGAACTAAAGACATTAAAAAAGATTATCTCAATTCTTTAAAAGTATATACATTTCACTATTTCCACCTTAACAGCAAGAACTGAGGTGCAGTTATAAGTTGATAATGCACAAAAAGAAATACTTGGAAAAGAATTAAGTCACTTGTAGAACCCTGCAACTCTCAACTCCTGTTTTAGCACTATTACTGAAGATTTTCAACTATGGAATAACATCCTTTTTCTATTTCTGGCCTTCTAGTATTTTTGtcactttttaattttgaaatggaGATGAGTGGTGTAATGCGGCGTTACTGGGGAGTATGGTGTTTGACGCCGTTGTGATGACAGGAAcacacaaatcggaccctccgatgtCGTGCATGCAGGTTCCCCAGTCTACCCGTGATCTCTCTCCCATCCCTTCGCCATACACTCCAAACCCACCCACACAACACAAACCCCACATACTCTCATCTCTTTTGTGTTCTTTAAATTCATCTTCCATTCGAAGTGTAGTAGCAGcagcaaaaaaaaattaataatgccTAAAAGACCCGAAATAAAAGAGGTTGATCATCCTGAACTTCACATTGTTAATTATCTCAGTCATCCTAATTATGTAAATTATTATTGTTAAATGTTTTGATTTAGTAAAAATAATAGTGACAATATTAGagattaatatttttataatgattaaataatagttaatatTGTCTAAACACACTAAAAATATATTTCCTACCTCAATAACATTTATTAACTAAATAAAGGAACACATCTCTAAGAATTCCACATATCACATTGTTAACAATATTAACTATCATTTAATCATTATAAACAACATTAATCTCTAATATTGTCACTATTATTTTcactaaataaaaaatttaataatcataacttaCATAATTAAAATGACTGAGATACTTAACAATGTGAAGCTCACCTCTTTCATTTTGGGTCTTCTAGGCATTATTAATTTGTTTTTGACTGCTGCTGAAGATGAATTTGAAGAAAACAGAAGAGAGGAGAGTATGTGGGATTTGTGCTGTGTGGGTGGGGTTGGAGTATATGGCGAGAGGGATGAGTGAGAAAGAGAGATATAGACTGGGGGCAGCTGCATGTATGACACGTCGGTCCAATTTGTGTACcttaatcggaccgtccgattactGAACCATCAATTccgaccgtccgatttgtgtgtTCCTGTCATCACAACGACATCAAACACCATACACCCAAAAAAATTATACTACAATTTGGCAATATTTCTTACAAACTATTCAACTTATCTTAAAGCACATTTTTAACATTTAGGCATTACCTGCTGGTTGAGGAATAATGCTAACATCCTCCATTATCCCCATAGTTAGTACAGTCTCCACATCTCTTTTTCCCTGAAGCACGCTGTAAACCTGGAATACTATTAATTATTATCCAAAATGCTTATTTAAGAATGGAAATTTGAGAAAACATGTTTTGCCAAAGACTACGAAATCATAGGTAAGATCAGAATTCCCCTTCAAT
The DNA window shown above is from Arachis ipaensis cultivar K30076 chromosome B08, Araip1.1, whole genome shotgun sequence and carries:
- the LOC107613586 gene encoding outer envelope protein 80, chloroplastic; translated protein: MRMPRNDDVRVISSSIRIPPPPKPLKRCPLETARSHIAQLVRSFNTHSNELTRSVLLCCATLSLTGQRRPSSPILCSASLSLADSTQPQESQLKGISSSSSPASVRQSEERVLISEVLVRNKDGEELQGKDLEAEALQALKACRANSALTVREVQEDVHRIINSGYFCSCMPVAVDTRDGIRLVFQVEPNQEFKGLVCEGANVLPAKFLEDSFRDGYGKVINLRRLDEAISSINGWYMERGLFAMVSAVEILSGGILRLQVSEAEVNNISIRFLDRKTGEPTIGKTKPETILRQITTKKGQVYSVLQGKRDVETVLTMGIMEDVSIIPQPADTGKVDMVMNVVERPSGGFSAGGGISSGITTGTLNGLIGSFAYSHRNVFGRNQKLNISLERGQIDSIFRINYTDPWIQGDDKRTSRTIMIQNSRTPGTMVHGDRDGNIILTIGRITGGIEFSRPIRPKWSGTAGLLFQHAGVRDDKGVPIIKDQYSSPLTASGNNYDDTLLAKVETVYTGSGDHGSSMFALNMEQGLPVLPEWLSFTRVNARARKGIEIGPARLNLSVSGGHVVGNFPPYEAFAIGGTNSVRGYDEGAVGSGRSYVIGSGEISFPMFGPVEGVLFSDYGTDFGTGPSVPGDPAGARFKPGSGCGCGFGIRVDSPLGPLRLEYAFNDKKDKRFHFGVGYRN